Sequence from the Rhodothermia bacterium genome:
GGGGATTGGGTTTTGGGGGCAAAGTTTTGTCGCTGCACCTAATGGCGAGATCATCGCCCGTGCCTCTTCGGATCAAGAAGAGATTTTAATCGTTAATTTAAATTTAACGATGATTGAAGAAACCCGCCGTTGGTGGCCTTTTTTCCGTGACCGCCGAATTGACGCTTACACGGGATTGGATCGCCGCTTTTTAACCGAATAACTGCTCCTATGCAATCTGAACTGCTCACACCTTTCCGTTGGTCGCCCGCCGCCTCTGGATTTACGATGCCCGCAGAATGGGAAAAACATGAGGGCACTTGGCTGGTTTGGCCACACAGTACCGAGACGTGGAAAAACCATGTTTTATCTGCCCAAACCGCAATCCTGCAATTCATTGAAGCCTTGCACAAGGGCGAGAATATCCATCTCGTGGTCTCCGACGACGAGAAACAACAAGAGGTTCTGGTATCGTTAGAACATCGTAGCATCACAGACAACATCGTCTTTCATCATGCCCAAACCGACTGTGAATGGATTCGCGACTTTGGTGGAATTTTCTTGCGCAACCCCAATACCGGTGAAATTATTGTTACCGATTGGGGATTTAACAACTGGGGCGGAAAGTTCTTGGAAGCCGATGCCTACCCACATCTCGAATGGCAGAACGACATTCCACGCCTCATGGCTGCTGCCTATCAAGCTGAACGCACCCCATTAGATTTTATCCTTGAGGGAGGCTCCTTAGAAGTCAATGGAAAAGGACTGTTGCTCACGACTGAAGATTGTTTGCTCAACCATAATCGAAACCCAAAATACACAAAAGCAGAAATATCGCAACTTCTATGCGACTATTTGGGGATTCGCAAATTGCTGTGGCTGGGTGATGGTCTCTATAACGATGAAACCGATGGTCATATTGACAATCTGGCGCGATTCGTCAATGAAAACACCATCTTGACGGTGGTTGAACAAGATCCTCAAGACGTCAATTTTGCCGTTTTACAAGACAATTTGAGCCGTCTAAAACACATGACCGATTTGAATGGACAGCCGCTACGCAT
This genomic interval carries:
- a CDS encoding agmatine deiminase family protein → MQSELLTPFRWSPAASGFTMPAEWEKHEGTWLVWPHSTETWKNHVLSAQTAILQFIEALHKGENIHLVVSDDEKQQEVLVSLEHRSITDNIVFHHAQTDCEWIRDFGGIFLRNPNTGEIIVTDWGFNNWGGKFLEADAYPHLEWQNDIPRLMAAAYQAERTPLDFILEGGSLEVNGKGLLLTTEDCLLNHNRNPKYTKAEISQLLCDYLGIRKLLWLGDGLYNDETDGHIDNLARFVNENTILTVVEQDPQDVNFAVLQDNLSRLKHMTDLNGQPLRIVELVMPDPVYEGSERMAASYANFYIGNAAIVMPGYGSSKDEIAQKTLQSCFPDRPVVMVPYNNLIVGGGSFHCLTQQVPEGVGMAGNSGLAQVGW